In Streptomyces liangshanensis, the DNA window GGCCAGAAGGGTCCGCAGGCGGACATGGTCAAGCTCGCCGTCTGATCCCGGCGCGATCGGCCACCGACGCACTCACGCCGAGGGGCCCGTATCCCACACAGGGATACGGGCCCCTCGTGCGTGTACGGCACGTCCCCGCGGGGGTGCCGGGCCGAGGGAGGAGCTTGCACTCTCGGGGGTCGAGTGCTAATCATTGGCGTTAGCACTCTGCAAGTGAGAGTGACAACTTATGGACCGGGTCAGTGAGGCCCGGAGAGCCAGGTGGAGCAAGGAACCGCCCGGCTCTCAGGCCGTCCGTCGCGGGCGCGGGCGCGGTCCGGAGCAATCCACCCCAGTCCGGGAGGACCACTTCACATGGCCAAGATCATCGCGTTCGACGAGGAGGCACGGCGCGGTCTCGAGCGCGGGATGAACCAGCTCGCCGACGCCGTCAAGGTCACCCTTGGTCCCAAGGGTCGCAACGTCGTCCTCGAGAAGAAGTGGGGCGCCCCCACGATCACCAACGATGGTGTTTCCATCGCCAAGGAGATCGAGCTCGAGGACCCGTACGAGAAGATCGGCGCCGAGCTGGTCAAGGAAGTCGCCAAGAAGACGGACGACGTCGCCGGTGACGGTACGACCACCGCGACCGTCCTCGCCCAGGCACTCGTCCGCGAGGGCCTGCGCAACGTGGCGGCCGGCGCCAACCCGATGGCCCTCAAGCGCGGGATCGAGAAGGCCGTCGAGGCCGTCTCCGGTGCCCTGCTGGAGCAGGCCAAGGACGTGGAGACCAAGGAGCAGATCGCTTCGACGGCCTCCATCTCCGCCGCCGACACCCAGATCGGCGAGCTCATCGCCGAGGCGATGGACAAGGTCGGCAAGGAAGGCGTCATCACCGTTGAGGAGTCGCAGACCTTCGGTCTGGAGCTCGAGCTCACCGAGGGCATGCGCTTCGACAAGGGCTACATCTCGGCGTACTTCGCCACCGACATGGAGCGCATGGAGTCGTCCCTGGACGACCCGTACATCCTCATCGTCAACTCCAAGATCGGCAACGTGAAGGACCTCCTTCCGCTGCTGGAGAAGGTCATGCAGTCGGGCAAGCCCCTGCTGATCATCGCGGAGGACGTCGAGGGCGAGGCGCTGTCGACCCTGGTCGTCAACAAGATCCGTGGCACCTTCAAGTCCGTCGCCGTCAAGGCCCCGGGCTTCGGTGACCGCCGCAAGGCGATGCTGAACGACATCGCCATCCTCACGGGCGGCACGGTCATCTCCGAAGAGGTCGGCCTCAAGCTGGAGAACGCCGGTCTCGACCTGCTGGGCCGCGCCCGCAAGGTCGTCATCACCAAGGACGAGACCACCATCGTCGACGGTTCGGGCGAGAGCGACCAGGTCGCCGGCCGCGTGAACCAGATCCGCGCCGAGATCGAGAACAGCGACTCGGACTACGACCGCGAGAAGCTCCAGGAGCGCCTCGCGAAGCTGGCCGGCGGCGTGGCCGTCATCAAGGCCGGCGCCGCGACCGAGGTCGAGCTCAAGGAGCGCAAGCACCGCATCGAGGACGCGGTGCGCAACGCCAAGGCCGCCGTCGAGGAGGGCATCGTCGCCGGTGGTGGCGTGGCCCTGCTCCAGGCTTCCTCGGTGTTCGAGAAGCTCGAGCTCGAAGGTGACGAGGCGACGGGCGCGAACATCGTCAAGCTCGCGCTGGAGGCTCCGCTCAAGCAGATCGCCGTCAACGGTGGTCTCGAAGGCGGCGTCATCGTCGAGAAGGTCCGCAACCTGCCGATCGGTCACGGCCTCAACGCCGCGACCGGCGAGTACGTGGACATGATCGCCGAGGGCATCATCGACCCCGCGAAGGTCACCCGTTCCGCTCTCCAGAACGCGGCCTCCATCGCGGCGCTGTTCCTCACCACCGAGGCCGTCATCGCCGACAAGCCGGAGAAGGCCGCCGCGGGCGGCGCGCCGGGCGGCATGCCGGGCGGCGACATGGACTTCTGAGCCTCTCGCCGTACGGTCGGCACGGCTGTACGGCATCGGCTCGGAGCGTTCCTGAACCGAGGGCGGTATCCCTTCCGGGGGGTGCCGCCTTCGGGTGTTTCCGGGGGTGGGGGTCGGCGTCAGCGGATGTAGGCGGTCAGCTCCTCGGTCTCCAGCGTGAGGGAGGCGGGCTCGGGCAGCTGGACGTCGGTGCCGAACGGGTACGAGGGCTGCCGCTGATAGACGCCGTTCAGGGGCTCGCTGTAGACGGTGAGGGTGCCGTTGTCGCGGTCGATGAGGAGATAGACGGGGATGCCCGCCGCGGCGTAGCCGTCCCGCTTCTCGTTACGGTCGCGGCGGTCGGTGTCCGAGTCGTACGAAGTGACCTCCACGACCATGAGGACGCCTTCCGGATCGGACCACAGGCCGTGCCCGACAAAATGCCGACGCGGCGCGAGCACGCCGTCCGGGACGGCCCGCCCCTTGCGGTAGGCCTCGATCCGGAGACCGCGCTCGGCGTAGAGCCCCAACTCGGGGCGGTGCTGCATGCACAGGGTCTGGAGCCACAGGACGATCTCGTCGTGGTCGCCGTCCGGCACGGGCTTGACCTCTAGTTTTCCGTTGACGAATTCGAGCTTCACTGTCTTCGGGGCCGTACGAGCGATCTGCTCGAAGTCCTCCACGGACATCTGCGCGTGATCAGCGGGGCTGGGGGTCATGGCGTCGCCTCCTCCCCTACATCGTGCCCCGCTTCTGGCGCGAGCGGGCTGAATGGTCACGCACGAGTCCTCTCAGGCGGGGCCTCCGCCGTGGCGGGGCGGGCGCAGCGGCGTCCTGTCGCGCACGCTAAAGCGTGATCACCCTTCGTATCAAGTTCGTCATGCTGGGTGAACGTTCGTCCGATTCCGAGGCGCACGTGCTGGCCCGCACCGGCCCGGTCACGCGCCCAGCGGCAGTTCCAGTTCCGCCCAGACGATCTTGCCGCCGGGGGCCGTGCGGGTGCCCCAGCGGTGGGAGAGCTTCGCGACCAGGAAGAGGCCCCAGCCCTTCTCGTCCTCGGCGCGGGCGTGGCGCAGGCGCGGGGAGCGGTCGTCGGAGTCGAACACCTCGCAGACCAGGGCCCGGTGGCGGATCAGGCGGAGCCGGATGGGGCCGGCGCCGTACCGGATGGCGTTGGTGACCAGTTCGCTGACGATGAGTTCGACGGTGGGCGCCAGTTGGCCGAGCCCCCACGAGGAGAGCTTGGCGACGGCCAGCGCGCGGGCGTTGGAGACCAGCGCCGGGTCGGTCGGCAGCACCCAGGTGACCACATGG includes these proteins:
- a CDS encoding Uma2 family endonuclease, which produces MTPSPADHAQMSVEDFEQIARTAPKTVKLEFVNGKLEVKPVPDGDHDEIVLWLQTLCMQHRPELGLYAERGLRIEAYRKGRAVPDGVLAPRRHFVGHGLWSDPEGVLMVVEVTSYDSDTDRRDRNEKRDGYAAAGIPVYLLIDRDNGTLTVYSEPLNGVYQRQPSYPFGTDVQLPEPASLTLETEELTAYIR
- the groL gene encoding chaperonin GroEL (60 kDa chaperone family; promotes refolding of misfolded polypeptides especially under stressful conditions; forms two stacked rings of heptamers to form a barrel-shaped 14mer; ends can be capped by GroES; misfolded proteins enter the barrel where they are refolded when GroES binds); this translates as MAKIIAFDEEARRGLERGMNQLADAVKVTLGPKGRNVVLEKKWGAPTITNDGVSIAKEIELEDPYEKIGAELVKEVAKKTDDVAGDGTTTATVLAQALVREGLRNVAAGANPMALKRGIEKAVEAVSGALLEQAKDVETKEQIASTASISAADTQIGELIAEAMDKVGKEGVITVEESQTFGLELELTEGMRFDKGYISAYFATDMERMESSLDDPYILIVNSKIGNVKDLLPLLEKVMQSGKPLLIIAEDVEGEALSTLVVNKIRGTFKSVAVKAPGFGDRRKAMLNDIAILTGGTVISEEVGLKLENAGLDLLGRARKVVITKDETTIVDGSGESDQVAGRVNQIRAEIENSDSDYDREKLQERLAKLAGGVAVIKAGAATEVELKERKHRIEDAVRNAKAAVEEGIVAGGGVALLQASSVFEKLELEGDEATGANIVKLALEAPLKQIAVNGGLEGGVIVEKVRNLPIGHGLNAATGEYVDMIAEGIIDPAKVTRSALQNAASIAALFLTTEAVIADKPEKAAAGGAPGGMPGGDMDF